The Geobacillus genomosp. 3 genome segment TTGACATCGAGCGGGCCGCTGCCGGAAAACGGATGGTAGGAAGAGGCGGAAAAAATGTTGTAGCCGACCGTCTCCCCGCTCCGTTCCGAAAAGATGCGGACGACGTCGCCTTGTTTTGCAAACGCCCGCTCCTCGGCCGCCACTGGCTTGAACGACACAAGCAACACATCGCCAATTCCTTCGCGGTTGTAAAACACGTTCATCGGTTGACTCCTCCTTGCGCCTCACGTTCTCCGGTTTTTTCCTAAAATGAAAATGGGTTCAAGCGTTCCGTTTTCGTACAAAAACGACAAAGCCGTAATCGGCACGCGGCCGCCGGCAAAAAAGCTCATCGTCATTTGCGCCAGAACGTCATAGCCGATCTCGTTGCGCAAATCCGCGATGATGAGCACATCTTGGTGCGGCACGGCCAACGCCATCGTCCCGTCGACGCGCGCCTTCATCTCCGCCAAAAACGCCTCGTTTAATATCCGGCTCGCATCGTAGCCATCGTTCGTGTTGACAAAATAAAACACATTGTCCGCCACGCGGTCTTCTTTTACCGGCGTCGGCAGCGACCGGACGTTGAAGCGGGCGATTTCCTTCACCCGCCCAGCGCTCCATCGCTCCGTTTTCAGCATCTGTTCATCGATCAGACGGTACGTTTTGCCTAAATCAAGCGCATAATAAATGCGCGTTTCCGCCGTATGGCTGTCATGCAAAAGCGGCACGCCTTCTTTCGTTTCCGTCGGAAACGATGTCGAGCGGATGACCGGATAAATGTTCCGCTCGTTGCCGGAAAGCGCGGCCGCCTCTTCCATCGTTTTCAGCGTCTCTTCGACGTAATAAATGATTTCGCGCACCGCTTCGTCTTTTTGTTCGTGCCACTTGGCGATCACGCCGGGAAGCGAAATCGTCACGCCTTTTTTCGTGCGTTCGTCCTCGATGCGCATCGCATCCTGCTTGGCGTCAAAGCGAAACGTCCAGTGCGGATGGCCGTCTAGACGCTTTTTGATCGTCTCGTACATTTGCC includes the following:
- a CDS encoding DUF1444 domain-containing protein, which encodes MDSRQMYETIKKRLDGHPHWTFRFDAKQDAMRIEDERTKKGVTISLPGVIAKWHEQKDEAVREIIYYVEETLKTMEEAAALSGNERNIYPVIRSTSFPTETKEGVPLLHDSHTAETRIYYALDLGKTYRLIDEQMLKTERWSAGRVKEIARFNVRSLPTPVKEDRVADNVFYFVNTNDGYDASRILNEAFLAEMKARVDGTMALAVPHQDVLIIADLRNEIGYDVLAQMTMSFFAGGRVPITALSFLYENGTLEPIFILGKNRRT